Proteins encoded in a region of the Candidatus Obscuribacterales bacterium genome:
- a CDS encoding PAS domain S-box protein encodes LNLREWNPAAERIFGYSRDEVMGEPLGFLIPEWRRPQVRQIMSQLILSPRVLREVGENVTKQGDRVICEWYDVPLVTATGDVVGISSMAVDVTQREQAQEKLRESQQRLSLLIQQTPLAVIDWTPDGQILDWNPSAERIFGYTREQAIGQAFHFLVPEWFHNQVQDIFVHLSATKQSNRSTNENITQDGRVIFCEWYNTPLMAPNGEMLGVVSAVMDVTERRRSERALKRSNAILRAQREASIDGILILDEHRRIASYNQQFCGIWGILPDQIATEGDRLLIQRLLDQLIDSDVFLTTVDFLYEHPDQSNREELLLQDGRVFDCYSAPVRSPAGEFYGRVWYFRDISQRKQAEIQLRQQAADLEHALHDLQRTQAQLVQSEKMSSLGQLVAGVAHEINNPVNFIYGNLSHATDYINNIVNLLGHYRLRYPQPGDDIETQIEDMDLDFLVEDLPQLLRSMRIGAERIREIVYSLRTFSRLDEADLKAVNIHEGIDSTLLILHNRLKPKHNSEGIDVVKQYGDLPLVECYAGQINQVFMNILSNAIDALEDHMKDHPEVYHDTKAAIAIHTERATPGWIRIRILDNGPGMPESVQRQLFDPFFTTKPVGKGTGLGLSISHQVICDRHKGSLTCHSTLGVGTEFVIMIPESVGAILND; translated from the coding sequence ATTTAAATCTGCGGGAATGGAACCCTGCGGCGGAGCGGATCTTTGGCTACTCCAGGGATGAGGTCATGGGGGAACCCCTAGGCTTTTTGATTCCCGAGTGGCGACGCCCCCAAGTGCGGCAGATTATGAGCCAACTGATTCTCAGCCCTCGGGTACTGCGAGAGGTGGGCGAGAATGTGACCAAACAAGGCGATCGCGTCATCTGTGAATGGTATGACGTGCCGTTGGTGACCGCCACCGGAGATGTGGTCGGCATTTCATCTATGGCGGTTGATGTCACCCAGCGAGAACAGGCCCAAGAGAAACTGCGGGAGTCGCAGCAACGGCTATCCCTGCTGATTCAGCAAACTCCCCTGGCGGTGATTGACTGGACACCCGATGGACAGATTTTAGACTGGAATCCATCGGCCGAGCGCATTTTTGGTTACACCCGTGAGCAAGCGATCGGGCAAGCCTTCCACTTTTTAGTTCCCGAGTGGTTCCACAATCAGGTTCAAGATATTTTTGTTCATCTATCCGCGACCAAGCAAAGTAATCGCAGTACCAACGAAAACATCACCCAGGACGGGCGCGTGATTTTCTGCGAATGGTACAACACGCCGCTGATGGCACCCAACGGCGAAATGTTGGGAGTGGTGTCCGCCGTCATGGATGTAACCGAACGACGACGATCGGAACGAGCTCTCAAACGCAGTAATGCCATCCTGCGTGCCCAGCGAGAAGCCTCCATTGATGGGATCTTGATCCTCGATGAACATCGGCGTATCGCCTCCTACAACCAACAGTTCTGCGGCATTTGGGGCATTTTGCCGGATCAGATTGCCACCGAGGGCGATCGCCTCTTGATCCAGCGGCTGTTGGATCAGTTGATCGACAGCGACGTCTTTCTGACAACCGTAGATTTTCTCTACGAACATCCTGATCAATCCAACCGGGAAGAACTGCTGCTTCAGGACGGCCGGGTGTTCGATTGCTATTCTGCCCCCGTGCGATCGCCCGCTGGTGAATTCTACGGCCGGGTTTGGTATTTCCGCGACATCAGCCAACGCAAGCAAGCAGAAATCCAGCTACGGCAGCAGGCAGCGGATCTCGAACATGCCCTCCACGATCTCCAGCGCACCCAGGCCCAACTGGTACAAAGCGAGAAAATGTCTAGCTTAGGACAGCTAGTGGCCGGCGTCGCCCATGAGATTAACAATCCCGTTAATTTCATCTATGGCAACTTAAGCCACGCCACTGATTACATCAACAATATTGTGAATCTGCTCGGTCACTATCGCCTGCGCTATCCTCAGCCTGGCGACGACATCGAGACGCAGATTGAAGACATGGATCTTGACTTCCTTGTGGAAGATTTACCCCAACTACTGAGATCCATGCGCATTGGTGCAGAACGCATTCGGGAAATTGTGTATTCTCTTCGTACCTTCTCCCGACTCGATGAAGCCGACCTAAAAGCCGTCAATATCCATGAAGGCATCGATAGCACCCTGTTGATTCTGCACAATCGCCTCAAGCCCAAACACAACAGTGAAGGAATTGATGTGGTGAAACAGTATGGCGATCTGCCGTTGGTGGAATGCTATGCCGGGCAAATCAACCAGGTGTTTATGAACATCTTATCCAACGCCATCGATGCCTTGGAAGACCATATGAAGGATCATCCCGAGGTTTATCATGACACCAAGGCAGCGATCGCCATCCATACCGAACGAGCCACCCCCGGCTGGATCCGGATTCGCATCTTAGACAACGGCCCTGGTATGCCGGAGTCGGTGCAACGGCAACTCTTCGACCCCTTTTTCACCACCAAACCAGTCGGCAAAGGCACGGGGCTGGGTCTATCCATCAGCCACCAAGTGATTTGCGATCGCCACAAAGGATCCCTCACCTGCCACTCCACGCTCGGTGTTGGCACCGAGTTTGTGATTATGATTCCAGAATCGGTGGGCGCTATCCTCAACGATTGA